A portion of the Chloroflexota bacterium genome contains these proteins:
- a CDS encoding type III pantothenate kinase yields MLLAIDVGNSKVAFGIFESGRLKASLSMATNVHRQPDEYAAILFNLLPYHGIARSDIAEAIMCSVVPPLVPLFQKLCEGYLGIPLMVVGPGIRTGVRICLDNPREVGPDRIVNAAAAYRLYGGPTIVIDMGTATTFDVISEEGDYLGGAIAPGMEVATEALYTRTARLPRIELARPAHAIGKNTVSAMQSGVIFGYAGLVETLIARLEEELGAKARVIATGGYADVIARETKVIEVVNGDLTLLGLQLIYEMNRK; encoded by the coding sequence ATGCTACTAGCTATTGATGTGGGAAACTCCAAGGTCGCTTTTGGCATCTTCGAGTCTGGTAGGCTGAAGGCCTCCCTGTCTATGGCCACCAATGTCCACCGGCAACCAGATGAGTACGCCGCCATATTGTTCAATTTGCTGCCCTATCATGGGATAGCCAGGAGTGATATTGCAGAAGCTATTATGTGCAGTGTTGTCCCTCCCCTGGTGCCTCTTTTCCAGAAATTGTGTGAGGGCTATCTGGGAATCCCCTTGATGGTAGTCGGGCCAGGGATCAGAACGGGAGTCCGTATCTGCCTCGATAATCCGCGGGAGGTCGGCCCTGACCGGATAGTGAATGCAGCGGCGGCTTACCGTCTCTATGGTGGGCCAACGATCGTGATCGATATGGGCACAGCCACCACGTTTGATGTTATCTCGGAAGAAGGCGATTACCTTGGTGGCGCCATCGCCCCGGGCATGGAAGTGGCTACTGAAGCCCTCTATACCCGCACGGCCAGGCTACCCCGCATAGAGCTGGCCCGTCCGGCACACGCCATCGGCAAGAATACGGTCAGCGCCATGCAATCGGGGGTCATTTTCGGCTATGCGGGGCTGGTGGAAACCCTGATAGCCCGGCTGGAAGAGGAGCTGGGGGCAAAGGCGCGGGTGATTGCCACCGGTGGCTACGCCGATGTCATCGCCAGAGAAACAAAGGTGATAGAAGTGGTAAATGGTGACCTGACGCTCCTCGGGCTACAGTTGATCTATGAAATGAACAGGAAATGA
- a CDS encoding helix-turn-helix transcriptional regulator codes for MSVGSDVRWQRLLSGIPQFRLAQAVGITQSRLSEYELGKRTPSPEMVEKLRAALALLVAQKEVVSSGEETTEA; via the coding sequence ATGAGTGTAGGCTCGGATGTGCGCTGGCAGCGCCTATTATCAGGGATACCACAATTCAGGCTGGCACAGGCAGTGGGAATCACCCAGTCTCGATTGTCCGAGTACGAGCTGGGCAAACGGACACCCAGTCCTGAAATGGTGGAGAAACTTAGGGCCGCCCTGGCCTTGCTGGTCGCACAGAAGGAGGTGGTGAGTAGCGGAGAAGAAACAACTGAAGCCTGA